The following are from one region of the Georgenia sp. M64 genome:
- a CDS encoding alternate-type signal peptide domain-containing protein: MSAPRTRTRKAVLAGVAGIALLAAGGGSFATWSDTEDLGGATITSGHLRVDEASVVWTAGGEEIAIDDYLVIPGSVLTYTATVDVALAGDGLEAELATTLPTAVTAAAEAEADVALAEGLTVEVQVNGQDGTTITDSGEYTVVATITFPTVDDAEAAWGQRAQDATAELADFQITLEQKIA, from the coding sequence ATGAGCGCCCCCCGCACCCGCACCCGCAAGGCCGTCCTCGCCGGCGTCGCCGGTATCGCCCTCCTCGCCGCCGGCGGCGGCTCGTTCGCCACCTGGTCGGACACCGAGGACCTCGGGGGCGCCACCATCACCTCGGGCCACCTGCGGGTCGACGAGGCCAGCGTCGTCTGGACCGCGGGCGGCGAGGAGATCGCCATCGACGACTACCTCGTCATCCCCGGCTCGGTCCTCACCTACACCGCCACGGTCGACGTCGCACTGGCCGGCGACGGGCTCGAGGCCGAGCTGGCCACCACCCTGCCGACCGCCGTCACCGCGGCGGCCGAGGCCGAGGCCGACGTCGCTCTCGCCGAGGGCCTGACCGTCGAGGTCCAGGTCAACGGTCAGGACGGCACGACGATCACCGACAGCGGCGAGTACACCGTCGTCGCGACCATCACCTTCCCCACGGTGGACGACGCGGAAGCGGCCTGGGGCCAGCGCGCCCAGGACGCGACCGCCGAGCTCGCCGACTTCCAGATCACCCTCGAGCAGAAGATCGCCTGA
- a CDS encoding GGDEF domain-containing protein: MSLDLPTLLVVAALVIVLTAGMFVSHAWTETGEDVDRVWALAFVAAVATTTFLLVAVLAPDLWPAVPLVNGFTALTVWAMWAGVRLHTGRRPLVGVLYGVPVLTALASAVHGPDGGYWAGEEALLAATAAGGYATVAAILRSHLRRDRLGVMLAVILLGHALFYTFRLVLFVGVGPEGRAFLTYAGTEVATLVNVLVIVGAAFCMVALRASRAQDRRVDAANFDPMTGARTSRTFPRRAQDVLDGARGTGRPAVLVAVAPEGVQTLGAAFGARCAEQAMAVCGEVLQMVLPARAVLGRDALDGRAFQVVLTGCTVEEAHEWAEELRKELIDTPVPVPGGHMRVTASVGVVDAADHGFDLEAMCDAARDLSRSATAAGGNRVARA, encoded by the coding sequence GTGAGCCTGGACCTGCCCACGCTGCTCGTCGTCGCCGCGCTCGTCATCGTCCTGACGGCCGGGATGTTCGTCTCCCACGCCTGGACCGAGACGGGGGAGGACGTCGACCGCGTCTGGGCGCTGGCGTTCGTCGCCGCGGTCGCGACGACCACCTTCCTCCTCGTCGCCGTCCTCGCCCCCGACCTGTGGCCGGCCGTCCCGCTCGTCAACGGCTTCACGGCCCTGACCGTGTGGGCGATGTGGGCCGGCGTGCGACTGCACACCGGCCGGCGACCGCTCGTCGGGGTCCTGTACGGCGTGCCCGTGCTCACCGCCCTCGCCTCCGCCGTCCACGGGCCCGACGGCGGGTACTGGGCGGGGGAGGAGGCGCTCCTGGCGGCGACGGCGGCCGGCGGCTACGCCACCGTCGCGGCCATCCTCCGCTCGCACCTGCGCCGGGACCGGCTCGGCGTCATGCTCGCCGTCATCCTCCTCGGGCACGCCCTGTTCTACACGTTCCGGCTGGTCCTCTTCGTCGGCGTCGGGCCGGAGGGTCGGGCCTTCCTCACCTACGCCGGCACCGAGGTCGCCACGCTCGTCAACGTCCTCGTCATCGTCGGGGCGGCGTTCTGCATGGTGGCGCTGCGCGCCTCACGGGCCCAGGACCGGCGCGTCGACGCCGCGAACTTCGACCCCATGACCGGGGCCCGGACCTCGCGCACGTTCCCCCGCCGCGCGCAGGACGTGCTCGACGGCGCCCGCGGCACCGGGCGCCCCGCCGTCCTCGTCGCGGTCGCGCCCGAGGGCGTGCAGACCCTCGGAGCGGCGTTCGGCGCGAGGTGCGCGGAGCAGGCGATGGCCGTGTGCGGGGAGGTCCTGCAGATGGTGCTGCCGGCGCGGGCGGTCCTCGGCCGGGACGCCCTCGACGGGCGGGCCTTCCAGGTGGTCCTCACCGGCTGCACGGTGGAGGAGGCGCACGAGTGGGCCGAGGAGCTGCGCAAGGAGCTCATCGACACCCCCGTGCCCGTGCCCGGCGGGCACATGCGGGTCACCGCGAGCGTCGGCGTCGTCGACGCCGCGGACCACGGCTTCGACCTCGAGGCCATGTGCGACGCCGCGCGGGACCTCTCGCGCTCGGCGACGGCGGCCGGCGGGAACCGGGTGGCCCGGGCCTGA
- a CDS encoding PAS domain-containing sensor histidine kinase: MTLAILAGVLVYAPTMLDDAAFLAAFAVAGSAVALSVLVPWRRLPLWLSAAVPLLDMLAIGLAVESGFRVSMLLILPVLWMATVFGVTGVVVAVAAGTLAAWGTRVLGTAHFEGDDIPRLFILPLVLLAVALYVHLAERRSAARRDLLARQSSLVEEILADARYHERLLQSILNTVDVGVVALDAGGRVTLVNRAYTAATQGRLRVGDDAHERARARGETPDRRRGPVTTYAADGQTPLRPDESPLARAAGGRDLERELIWWDFGPGLARRAYRVSANQLQRADGRPAGAVVVYQDLTSEMAALAEREDFVSAVSHEVRTPLTSVVGYLELAAEDPSLPPVVREHLAVAERNAERIQDIVAALLDAATVRERVEICHAPLDLRDVVAEAVEDHRPRATAGGVVVELHDGMPLPVDGDRLRLAQVLANVLSNAVKYSHAGGRVDVVAEQVDNEVVVRVADTGIGIAPEDQARLFTRFYRAAAVRRGDVPGTGLGLHLAREIVEAHGGTIALRSALGEGTEVTIVLPLAGRPSARRAGGAG, translated from the coding sequence GTGACCCTGGCGATCCTCGCCGGGGTCCTCGTGTACGCGCCCACGATGCTCGACGACGCCGCGTTCCTCGCGGCGTTCGCGGTCGCCGGCTCGGCGGTGGCGCTCTCGGTGCTCGTGCCCTGGCGCCGGCTGCCGCTCTGGCTCTCGGCGGCCGTCCCGCTGCTCGACATGCTCGCGATCGGCCTGGCCGTGGAGTCCGGCTTCCGTGTGAGCATGCTGCTGATCCTGCCCGTGCTGTGGATGGCCACGGTCTTCGGCGTGACGGGCGTCGTCGTCGCGGTGGCGGCCGGCACCCTCGCGGCGTGGGGCACCCGGGTCCTGGGCACCGCCCACTTCGAGGGCGACGACATCCCGCGGCTGTTCATCCTCCCGCTCGTCCTGCTCGCCGTGGCCCTGTACGTCCACCTCGCCGAGCGTCGGTCGGCCGCGCGGCGTGACCTCCTCGCCCGGCAGAGCTCCCTCGTCGAGGAGATCCTCGCCGACGCCCGGTACCACGAGCGGCTCCTGCAGTCGATCCTCAACACCGTCGACGTCGGCGTCGTCGCCCTCGACGCCGGCGGCCGGGTCACGCTCGTCAACCGCGCCTACACCGCCGCCACGCAGGGCCGGCTGCGGGTGGGCGACGACGCACACGAGCGGGCCCGCGCCCGCGGGGAGACCCCGGACCGGCGGCGCGGTCCGGTCACCACCTACGCCGCCGACGGCCAGACCCCGCTCCGCCCGGACGAGAGCCCGCTCGCCCGGGCCGCCGGCGGTCGCGACCTCGAGCGCGAGCTCATCTGGTGGGACTTCGGGCCGGGCCTGGCCCGCCGGGCCTACCGGGTCTCGGCCAACCAGCTCCAGCGGGCCGACGGCCGGCCCGCCGGCGCCGTCGTGGTCTACCAGGACCTCACGTCCGAGATGGCCGCCCTCGCCGAGCGCGAGGACTTCGTCTCGGCCGTCTCCCACGAGGTCCGCACCCCGCTGACCTCGGTGGTGGGCTACCTCGAGCTGGCCGCCGAGGACCCGAGCCTGCCGCCGGTGGTGCGCGAGCACCTCGCCGTGGCCGAGCGCAACGCCGAGCGGATCCAGGACATCGTCGCCGCCCTGCTCGACGCCGCGACGGTGCGGGAGCGGGTCGAGATCTGCCACGCGCCGCTCGACCTGCGCGACGTCGTCGCCGAGGCCGTGGAGGACCACCGTCCGCGCGCCACGGCGGGCGGCGTCGTCGTCGAGCTCCACGACGGGATGCCCCTGCCCGTCGACGGCGACCGGCTGCGCCTGGCGCAGGTGCTGGCCAACGTGCTGTCCAACGCGGTGAAGTACTCCCACGCGGGCGGCCGCGTCGACGTCGTCGCCGAGCAGGTCGACAACGAGGTGGTCGTGCGGGTCGCCGACACCGGCATCGGCATCGCCCCCGAGGACCAGGCGCGCCTGTTCACCCGCTTCTACCGGGCCGCGGCCGTGCGCCGCGGCGACGTCCCCGGCACCGGGCTGGGCCTGCACCTCGCGCGCGAGATCGTCGAGGCCCACGGCGGCACGATCGCGCTGCGGAGCGCCCTCGGGGAGGGCACCGAGGTCACCATCGTGCTGCCGCTCGCGGGCCGCCCCAGTGCCCGGCGCGCCGGAGGTGCCGGGTGA
- a CDS encoding MFS transporter — MPQPPPAPHPPPQPGNGPMFPRRLVLGTFVPSFLFDVGFGAMLPIIAPAAVGRGADLATAGVVAAMLPVGQILADVPAGQLAARVGDRRAMALAGVVAAAAFLAAALSPSLVLLAAAVLLTGAAAAVFNLARHAYLTEVTPPLRRARVLSTLAGVHRIGQFVGPFAGAGVIALAGLRAAFALGVVTAVLATVIVVAVGEDGDGGTLRQRSAARRAARAAGEHLTLGGVLRAHRAVLSTLGFAVLLVGAVRGARMTVLPLWSEHLGFDPATTSLIFGLAGGVDMLLFYPAGRVMDLYGRLWIGVPSMLVMGVAMSLLPLTTTIGGVAVVAALLGLGNGMSSGILMTLGADVSPDRGRAQFLGLWRVLQDGGSAAGPLIVSAGAALGSLAAGIWVTAALGAAAAGAQARWVPRWSVHANRTTRRAAGIR; from the coding sequence ATGCCGCAGCCCCCGCCCGCCCCGCACCCCCCGCCGCAGCCCGGGAACGGTCCGATGTTCCCCCGCCGCCTGGTCCTGGGGACCTTCGTGCCGTCGTTCCTCTTCGACGTCGGCTTCGGCGCCATGCTGCCGATCATCGCCCCGGCCGCGGTGGGCCGCGGGGCGGACCTCGCCACCGCGGGCGTCGTCGCCGCGATGCTCCCGGTCGGGCAGATCCTCGCCGACGTCCCCGCCGGCCAGCTCGCCGCCCGCGTCGGGGACCGGCGGGCGATGGCCCTGGCCGGGGTGGTCGCGGCCGCGGCGTTCCTCGCCGCCGCGCTCTCGCCCTCGCTCGTGCTCCTCGCCGCGGCGGTGCTCCTCACCGGTGCCGCGGCGGCGGTGTTCAACCTCGCGCGGCACGCCTACCTCACCGAGGTCACCCCGCCGCTGCGCCGGGCACGCGTGCTGTCCACCCTGGCCGGGGTCCACCGCATCGGACAGTTCGTCGGTCCGTTCGCCGGGGCGGGCGTCATCGCCCTCGCCGGCCTGCGCGCGGCGTTCGCGCTGGGCGTGGTGACGGCGGTGCTGGCCACGGTCATCGTCGTCGCGGTGGGGGAGGACGGCGACGGCGGGACGCTGCGTCAGCGCAGCGCCGCCCGGCGGGCGGCCCGCGCCGCCGGGGAGCACCTCACCCTCGGCGGCGTGCTGCGCGCGCACCGCGCCGTGCTGAGCACGCTCGGCTTCGCCGTGCTGCTCGTCGGGGCCGTTCGCGGTGCGCGCATGACGGTCCTGCCGCTGTGGAGCGAGCACCTCGGCTTCGACCCGGCGACGACGTCCCTCATCTTCGGTCTCGCGGGCGGGGTGGACATGCTCCTCTTCTACCCCGCGGGGCGGGTGATGGACCTCTACGGCCGGCTGTGGATCGGGGTGCCGTCCATGCTCGTCATGGGGGTGGCGATGTCGCTCCTGCCGCTGACGACGACGATCGGTGGGGTCGCCGTCGTCGCGGCGCTGCTCGGCCTCGGCAACGGGATGAGCTCGGGCATCCTCATGACGCTCGGTGCGGACGTCTCACCCGACCGGGGCCGCGCCCAGTTCCTCGGCCTGTGGCGCGTCCTCCAGGACGGCGGGTCGGCCGCCGGTCCGCTCATCGTCTCCGCGGGCGCGGCGCTGGGCTCGCTGGCCGCGGGCATCTGGGTCACCGCGGCGCTCGGCGCGGCGGCCGCCGGCGCCCAGGCCCGGTGGGTGCCGCGGTGGTCCGTGCACGCCAACCGCACCACAAGGCGCGCGGCCGGGATCCGCTAG
- a CDS encoding low molecular weight phosphatase family protein has product MGRRALYEVNEEFTVLTVCTGNICRSPAVERLLRAELGEGSGIRVHSAGTGALVGEPIHHPVAGLLRDLSVDADAHEARRITEAMVREADLVLALTREHRADVVELVPAAVRRTFTLREFARLAEQVDPAALAEAAGAEASPAERLAALLPLASAYRAQVDPSLDDVVDPFRRAPEVYQRSMDEIVPAVRTIADVVLGRH; this is encoded by the coding sequence ATGGGGCGCAGGGCGCTGTACGAGGTGAACGAGGAGTTCACGGTCCTGACGGTGTGCACGGGGAACATCTGCCGGTCCCCCGCGGTCGAGCGGCTGCTGCGGGCCGAGCTCGGGGAGGGGTCGGGGATCCGCGTCCACAGCGCCGGGACGGGCGCCCTCGTCGGAGAGCCCATCCACCACCCCGTGGCCGGACTCCTGCGCGACCTGTCGGTCGACGCCGACGCGCACGAGGCCCGCCGGATCACCGAGGCGATGGTGCGCGAGGCAGACCTCGTCCTTGCCCTCACCCGCGAGCACCGGGCCGACGTCGTCGAGCTCGTGCCTGCGGCGGTGCGGCGCACGTTCACGCTGCGCGAGTTCGCACGGCTGGCCGAGCAGGTCGACCCCGCCGCCCTCGCCGAGGCGGCTGGCGCCGAGGCGTCCCCGGCCGAACGCCTGGCGGCGCTGCTGCCGCTCGCCTCCGCCTACCGCGCCCAGGTCGACCCCTCCCTGGACGACGTCGTCGACCCGTTCCGCCGAGCGCCCGAGGTGTACCAGCGCTCGATGGACGAGATCGTCCCGGCGGTCCGCACCATCGCCGACGTGGTGCTCGGGCGGCACTAG
- a CDS encoding lipoyl domain-containing protein, which yields MNVTFPPLDASRPDAEGVLATWYVADGEQVTEGQLLGEVQVDKVDAEVMAPAAGTVRLLVAEDDAVRQGAPIATIE from the coding sequence GTGAACGTGACCTTCCCGCCGCTGGACGCCTCCCGGCCCGACGCCGAGGGCGTCCTGGCGACGTGGTACGTCGCCGACGGCGAGCAGGTCACCGAGGGCCAGCTCCTGGGTGAGGTCCAGGTGGACAAGGTCGACGCCGAGGTCATGGCCCCGGCGGCCGGCACGGTCCGCCTCCTGGTCGCGGAGGACGACGCGGTGCGCCAGGGCGCACCGATCGCGACCATCGAGTGA